GTTCCAGGCCATAAGAGTCTTACCTTTTTTGCTATGAATTCAATAAAAACGTTAGCCCACGAATTTTAGGGGGCTTGGTCCACGCCCGCAAGTAATTGCCCGTTTTTTGGCAAAATTTTTTCAAATTGATGGCCAAATCGCTTTTCCAGCCCTTCGAGCGTGCTGCGCTGTATGCTAACCTCCAACAAAAACCCACCATCCTGCGGGTCTTTTTCATTGACAACCACACCTAATTCAAAGAATTCCGCTCTTGCGCGAGCATCTTGCGGCGCGAGCTTAATCCAACAGTGGATAAACTCTTTGCCAAAATAACGTTTCAACGCATCAATCAAGAGTTCAACGCCGGAACCATTTACAGCGGAGAGCCAGATTCGACGTGGTACTCCGGACTCATCTGATTCGGTTGCGGGCGCCTTGTCTTCAATCAAATCAATCTTGTTGAAAACCTCGATCTGCGGCACGTTTTCGGCCCCCACTTCCTTCAATACCTCGTTGACCTGCTCGATTCGCTGGTCGCGATCAGGATCTGCCGCATCAATAATATGTAACAACAGGTGCGCCTGACGCGTTTCTTCAAGCGTTGAACGAAACGCCGCCACCAGATCATGGGGCAAGTTTCTTACGAATCCAACAGTATCCGCGAGCACAACTGGACCGGCGTCAGCAATATCCACACGACGTATGGTTGGGTCCAGCGTAGCGAACAACTGATCTGCTGCATACACCTCAGATTCCGTCAGATAGTTAAACAGCGTTGACTTGCCTGCATTGGTATATCCGACTAAGGAAACGGTCGGTATGGCGGCGCGGGCACGGGAACGTCGTCCTTGCTCGCGCTGCTTAAGCACCTTATCCAGGCGCTTGTTGATTTGTTTGATGCGATTACCGAGTAGACGGCGGTCGGTTTCCAACTGCGTCTCACCTGGACCTCGCAATCCAATACCACCTTTTTGGCGCTCCAGGTGGGTCCAGCCTCTGACCAGTCGTGTCGACAAGTGTTTGAGCTGCGCGAGTTCGACTTGCAGCTTCCCCTCGAACGATCGTGCGCGTTGGGCAAAAATATCCAGTATCAAACCGGTTCTATCCAGAACTCGGCATTGAAACAGGTGTTCGAGATTTCTTTCCTGGGCAGGTGATAGTTCGTGATCGAAGATCACCAATTCAGCATCACATTGCAACACACGCTGATGTATCTCTTCCGCCTTGCCCGAACCGACAAAATACTTGGGATCGGGACGAGGCCGGTTACCGGTGATCAAGTCAATAACTTCGGCGCCCGCAGAACTTGCAAGCTCGCGAAATTCATCCTCGTCACCGCTCTCAAATCCCTGAATACTGATATGAACCAGAACGGCACGCTCACCACCCTGGGGACGCTCAAACAACGCTCACCCCCAAGGTGAATGAATCTTGACGATTGGAAAAAAAACGAATTGGCTAGTTGCCGGAATCAGATCCGCCTTCCTCTGAAGTGGCCAACCTGATGTTGCGCGCAGGCACAACAGTGGAAATGGCGTGCTTGTAAACCATCTGATTCACGCTATTCTTTAGCAGCACCACAAATTGATCAAAGGAATCGATTTGGCCCTGCAGCTTTATACCATTCACCAGGTATATTGAAACCGGGACTTTTTCTTTACGCAGAGTATTTAAAAAAGGGTCTTGTAGGCTTTGCCCTTTTGACATGTCGCTTCTCCTTACGAGTTTCTTTTTTAAATCTTCCCAAACATCAGTTCGGGTTGAATGTTTTCCGAGGTATAAAACGTAACCTCTAATTTTTCAGGAAAATCCCCAAAAAGCACCAAACGCACGAAATCATACACACAACATAAAATCGAAACTACTGAAATTTCATAAGCGCCGGTTAATATTATATACATTTGTCCGAAAATAAAGTGATTTTTTAAATTTCAGCCACTTTTTTTATGCTTTGCCAAATTTTATCGGTTAGCAATGTTTGTTCCGTATCGAACCAAACTAAATTGTCTTCACTGCGCATCCATGTGAGTTGTCTCTTGGCGAGCTGTCGTGTCGCAACGACTCCTTTTTGTCGCATTGTGTCATAGTCATATTCACCTTCGAGGTATTGCCACACCTGTCTATACCCTACACAACGCATGGAAGGGAGACCGAGATGCAGGTCTGTGCGCGATTTGAGTGCACGCACTTCCTCGACGAAACCGTTATCGAGCATTTGATCAAATCGTGTTTCGATACGTTGGTGTAAAATCGCACGCTCAGTTGGTGCAATTCCGATTTTGACAAACTGATAGGGAAATCCATTCTTGGTTTGCTCTGCCCAAAGCTCGCTCATGGGCCGCCCCGTCAGGCGAAAAATTTCCAGCGCACGCATAATGCGTTGTGGATCATTTGCATCTATGCGTTGGGCAGAGACAGGATCTACCTCAGACAATTGTCGATGTAGACTGACCACACCTATAGCAGAAAGTTCTTTTTCCAATTCAGAGCGAATTTCTTCGTTGGCCGATGGCAAAGCCGACAGCCCCTGTTCAAGTGCGCGGAAATACAACATGGTGCCGCCAACTAACAAGGGCATCTTGCCCCGCCCTCGTATTTCTTCGATCAAACGCTGCGCGTCGGCTCGAAATTCGGCAGCAGAATAGGCCTCGGCCGGGTTCAGGATATCGATGAGATGATGGGGAACGGTGCTTAGTTCGTCCGCAGAGGGTTTGGAAGTGCCGATGTCCATGCCGCGATATACCAGGGCGGAATCAACACTGATAATTTCACACGCCATACGTTCGGCCAATGCGAGCGCCAGCGCAGTCTTTCCGGCCGCCGTCGGCCCCATGATGAAAATAGCTTCAAGCATGTCTCTAGATTATTGCTTTCCTGCTAACGCTACAGTTGCCATATACATTATACGGGTATATGATAAAAACCTTGTAAAATCAATACAAAACCTTCGAAAATACTCAGATATGGCTAGTCTAAACAAGCTAAACCAAGAGCCTGTCAAAGGGGAGAAGATTACCTGGGGCGAACTCAAGGCACTAGCAGAAAATGCTGGTGTCCGCGATGAAGACGAAATCGATCTCATCGACATCGCTTGGGGGCGGATAGAAGACTGTCAGTGCACCAAAGACGAGGACTTTGGCTGGCAGATTCGTCTCTAGTCGTCGAATTATTGTTCACGATTTTTTGGATACCATCGATGACAATACTACCTTTGCCCGCTTTTCATCGGTTTCCCAATCAAATGCGCAATCCAGGTGTGAGCGTACCGCGATTATGCCGTGCAGATCGTCTTCAAGCATGGCTTGCACCGGGGTGCGGCCGTTAAACCGGCGATGGACCTGATTCATCCAAATCGGCCCCATACTAGCATTGTGTGGGTAAGAAGTCCGGAGCGCATCAGCTATACCCATGAAGTGCATAACTCTTTCATATATATGCTTTTCTTCCGGAAACGGCGTCTCTTTGCGATACTGGCTGAGATGCCGGGTGCGAGTCTTCTCGGGCAAGCCTAACAAGCGAATCTGACCTTCAGGCGGTATTTCCCAGCTGCCGAGCAAGCGCATGATAAATCTGGCCAGCTCGATCTTTTCTTCATCCGTCAATTGATCCATTAAATTTTCCGAGTGAAATAGTAAACCTATACTAACAAGTTCATACCTTCGAGTCAGTCTTTAATATCAATGCTAATTATGTGAAAAAGTGTGAAATAACTCACTATTTTGGCCGATATAGAGACATGTTACCGGCTTTGAATAAAACGATGAGTGAACACAAAGCACAACTATCGGCCCAGGTTCATCGAAATGCGATTGCTATCTTTGACAAAAAAACCAAGTTAAAGGCCAAACTACTAACCATCTCCGAGATTGGAGCGGGGATTCTGTTGCCTAAACAGATAGCGGAGGGCACCGAATTCCTCTTATTAATCAATCTGCCGGCTGGCAAGGGCACGTATGAATGCCTTATCAAGGTGCGTGCCGTGCATTATCGTTTACAACAAGATGTTTACTATATCGGTGTGCATTTTGTTGGACTAAAAGATCATGAACGTGCCCGGATCAAACAGTATATTCTGGGAAAACATCGGTTATAGGATGAACTCGAACCGAAGGGTTCTCATCATGACCTACCTCTCCGCCATATAAAAAAAGAGGGCTACCCGGTAGCCTTTTGGAGATTAGGGTGTTGGGCAGAGGGATTGATTCGCTCCTGCGTCGCTCACCCCTACGGGGCGCCGGCTATCGCCGACGTCTCCGCTCGCTGCGCTCGCTTCTCGAACCGAAGGGTTCTCATCATGACCTACCTCTCCGCCATATAAAAAAAGAGGGCTACCCACCGGGTAGCCCTCTTTTTTTATATGGCGGAGAGGTAGGGATTATTTCTAGCTTCCGATAACGTCCAGCAACGTCTTTTTTATACATATTTACAATGACTTATAGACCGATGACGTCCGACAAAGTATAGTAGCTTCCAAATTATTTGGGGGACCAAATGTGGTACCGGTAACGTTCGAAAGAGAGAATTCGAGATGGCAATACACAAGCTAAATCCTGCCAAGGTCAAAAATGTGGGACCGGGTACCTACGAGGATGGTGGAGGGCTACGCTTGGTGGTTTCCAAGACCGGAGCGAAGAAATGGGTTCTCAGGATAACAGTCAAAGGCCAGAAAGGTCGCAAGGAGATGGGGCTGGGTGGATATCCGACGGTAAGCTTGGCTAGGGCTCGTATCAACGCTGCCGCTGCGCGAGAGCTAGCCAGACAAGGAATTAACCCTATTACAGCGAGAAAACTTCAACCTACCGAAACGCCAACCTTCACAACCTGCGCGGCTAGATATATCCGAGCTCACCGTCGAGCATGGGCTAATCCTAAGCACCAACGGCAGTGGGTAAGAACATTGAAGACCTACGCGAGACCTATTATTGGCGAAATGCTCGTTGACCAAATATCAACCGAGGATATTCTAAAAATACTTCAGCCCATCTGGACCACAAAGACCGAAACCGCGAGCAGAGTACAGGGCCGACTTGAAAACGTCTTTGACTTCGCCATTGCACATGGACGGAAAGACGCATTTAACCCGGCCCGTTGGAAAGGTCATCTCGACAAAATGTTACCTAAACCGTCAAGGGTCAAGAAGGTTGTACACCATCCAGCGATGCCCTTTGCCGAAGTTCCTGACTTTCTGACCAAGCTCGCCGAGAGCAAATCGATCTCTGCAAAAGCGCTAGCCTTTCTTATTCTAACGGCCACGCGGACAGGAGAAGTGTTAGGTGCCACTTGGGACGAAATCGATATAGAGAACGCTGTTTGGACTATCCCGGCTGAGCGCATGAAAGCGAAACGAGAGCACAAAGTTCCTTTGACGGGCCGGGTAATACAAATTCTCAACTCTCTGCATCGATTCGCTGACACGCCGTACATTTTTCCAGGGCTCAAGAAAGGGAAGCCTATGTCGAATATGGCGCTACTCAAACTCATGCGCGATATGGGCTACGGTACGGCGAATACACACGGTAACTACGTACCCCATGGCTTTCGTTCCAGTTTTCGTGATTGGGCGGGGGAAACTACAAACCACCCAAGCGACGTCGTTGAGATGGCACTGGCGCATACAATCAAGAACAAAGTTGAGGCTGCCTATCGGCGAGGCGACTTGTTCGCAAAGAGAATACGACTAATGGAAGATTGGACGACCTTCCTTACCAGTAAAAAGCGGCACCCCACAGTTATCCCTTTCTATTCAGAAAAATCTGGCTAGACTCGATTGAGAAGCGAGATGCTGGCTGGAATCACCTACTTCTTTATTCGCTTTTTCAATCGTCCAACTGTGATAACGCAACCATTTGTTAGACTTTCCACCCTATAGACGTCCAGATACTTTTTATTTTCCCGTACGAAGTGACGCCCAAAGTCGTTCTCCATACGCCGGATACTATTTTTAGTAAACGTTACTTTTACCGCTCCCCGACCATCGTGAATCTCTTCACCATAATCTGAAAGCCAAATGTGTACTATTGGCGGAATGGCTCGCTGCTGATTTCGGGCTATACAATGCTTACTATACATTCTCTTCCGCTCCCTCGGCTGATGTCACATCAAACGCGAAGTTCAGCTCCGCCTGCAATTTCTCCAAATCCAAAGATAACGACAAATTCTCGGGGCTGCCCGGTATTTGCGCATCGTCCAGATAACACGAAAACGCACTAAATTTACCCGGAAGTAATGCTAAATAGAGTCCCGTTTCATTCCGCTCCGCCATTGCAACCCTTAGATACCAAAGTGGATCAGAAAATATATGTTGGGCAGCCATCAAGGGGCTCGTTGGCACATCCTCGTAGTTATCAAATTCGAAACTACTGCTGTATTCCGGAAGGTCAAGCCATTTCAACAGTTGACGCGGCGAAAGAAGAAACAAGAAGACTCTATTCGCGAATGCATCCCGAACGAGGTTACCCTGCTTTACTACTTTGTTGAGCCTTGAGGCGACCTCCTTATCGACCAGCACATTTATCGTCGTTGTATCTAATCGTTTTATACTGTCCGATATGTGTTTCCGAGCTTTGCTTGATAGCCTACGACCCTCCAGTTCCGCTTCCAAGCAGCTTGACTCCATGCGCAGTACGGAGTTTAGGAAGGCATCACGCTTCACAAAAAGCGCTCTAAATTGGTTGTTCACTGCCTTTAGCAAAGGTTGGTAGATTTTCAATGTGACTTTTGTCTGTTCCATTGCGAATATCCTGTCAAAGGTGGCGGTACACAAACAGAATAGCCGCAGCAGAATCCAGTTTAAAGATTTTTCTTTAAAGATTAATGGAAGCTTTTTATGCTATTGTTTTAAATAAGATTTGTAATGTCTTACCATATTCACAGCAAATTGATATTGCTCAAGACCTAGGACGAATTCGAGTTATTCATAACAAATCGGTATGAATCGCCTTGCAAGAATTCTGGTTTCATAAAAAAAACGAATTCCAAGGTCACCTCGTTCGCGTCGCTAACCACTGGCTGAGGCTGGACATCGACATAACGGTTCTGATCAAACTCCTGGACATCAAGCGTTTTGAATGAAGATTTCGGCAAAAGTAGCGAGTGCTCAACACCACCTGGAGGCATCCGATAAATCTCTATGCTGTCTAGATGGCAGATGTATCGCGATGGGTACCCGTCGTTCTTGCGCACTACGAGAGAGGCGTCAAGTTCACTTTCAGAACCAAACAAAGCACGATCCAGCATATTATCCAAATCCCGATGACCAACAAACAATACCGGAGTATCGCCTTGATTCGATATGTCCCGTGAGCGCTGGACCAAGCTTTTTACTATTCCATGGATCGATTCTTCCGCTACTTCCTCGAAATTGATTCCGCCCAACATCGCTCGATACAACATTTCTTCAAGCACGCCTCGAAAAAAGTCCCTAACCCAGTCCTCATCGTTCACAGCCCGCGTGACTGTAATATTTGTTACTAGGTCACTTTTAGGATAATTCGCAATCGAGCACTTCCGACGAAAACTTTCATCAAGCGACTGCACAAATCTGATTTCCCTAAATAGCGTCAAGGGTACCGGCCCAGAATCGCGTGAAAACACACCCGATGATGCAAGCTTACCGAAAGTAATTAGACGATTATTGTCATATTCTCCCGTAGCCAGCTCTTGCTCATTGGTATTTCGTATTTCTGCGCTCAACTTATCAATTGACGTTTTATAGTTCTGCAAACGTAATTTTAGGGAATCATTATTTTCGATCAAGTAATCGTAATGAGCCAACTCTTGGGCCTCGATACTCATCAACCAATCCAATTCAACCAGCAAGTCACGACGTTTTTCGAATCCAAATAGGTCCGACAAAAGATATGCTCTCATCGAACTTGACAATCGCCACTCCAGACCAGAATAGTAGACGGCAAGCACCCTATACATTTCTCGTAGAGACCATATACTATCTGCGCCCCGGCTACTATACACACGCCCTATCACTCTAGGTGTCTCTTCAATTTCACCTAGCCGCTCGACAAATCCATCCAGCCAATTGGTGTACCTCGTGCCGTCTCCTCTCCCTGTCCAACGTTGATGTATGTAGGCCTCTACTATGCTCTTTCCACTTGCCACACCGTTTTGATGTCGACCGAACGCGCCAGAGGGCA
This Gammaproteobacteria bacterium DNA region includes the following protein-coding sequences:
- a CDS encoding MbcA/ParS/Xre antitoxin family protein — its product is MDQLTDEEKIELARFIMRLLGSWEIPPEGQIRLLGLPEKTRTRHLSQYRKETPFPEEKHIYERVMHFMGIADALRTSYPHNASMGPIWMNQVHRRFNGRTPVQAMLEDDLHGIIAVRSHLDCAFDWETDEKRAKVVLSSMVSKKS
- a CDS encoding tyrosine-type recombinase/integrase, coding for MAIHKLNPAKVKNVGPGTYEDGGGLRLVVSKTGAKKWVLRITVKGQKGRKEMGLGGYPTVSLARARINAAAARELARQGINPITARKLQPTETPTFTTCAARYIRAHRRAWANPKHQRQWVRTLKTYARPIIGEMLVDQISTEDILKILQPIWTTKTETASRVQGRLENVFDFAIAHGRKDAFNPARWKGHLDKMLPKPSRVKKVVHHPAMPFAEVPDFLTKLAESKSISAKALAFLILTATRTGEVLGATWDEIDIENAVWTIPAERMKAKREHKVPLTGRVIQILNSLHRFADTPYIFPGLKKGKPMSNMALLKLMRDMGYGTANTHGNYVPHGFRSSFRDWAGETTNHPSDVVEMALAHTIKNKVEAAYRRGDLFAKRIRLMEDWTTFLTSKKRHPTVIPFYSEKSG
- the hfq gene encoding RNA chaperone Hfq, with amino-acid sequence MSKGQSLQDPFLNTLRKEKVPVSIYLVNGIKLQGQIDSFDQFVVLLKNSVNQMVYKHAISTVVPARNIRLATSEEGGSDSGN
- a CDS encoding PilZ domain-containing protein; protein product: MSEHKAQLSAQVHRNAIAIFDKKTKLKAKLLTISEIGAGILLPKQIAEGTEFLLLINLPAGKGTYECLIKVRAVHYRLQQDVYYIGVHFVGLKDHERARIKQYILGKHRL
- the hflX gene encoding GTPase HflX, translating into MFERPQGGERAVLVHISIQGFESGDEDEFRELASSAGAEVIDLITGNRPRPDPKYFVGSGKAEEIHQRVLQCDAELVIFDHELSPAQERNLEHLFQCRVLDRTGLILDIFAQRARSFEGKLQVELAQLKHLSTRLVRGWTHLERQKGGIGLRGPGETQLETDRRLLGNRIKQINKRLDKVLKQREQGRRSRARAAIPTVSLVGYTNAGKSTLFNYLTESEVYAADQLFATLDPTIRRVDIADAGPVVLADTVGFVRNLPHDLVAAFRSTLEETRQAHLLLHIIDAADPDRDQRIEQVNEVLKEVGAENVPQIEVFNKIDLIEDKAPATESDESGVPRRIWLSAVNGSGVELLIDALKRYFGKEFIHCWIKLAPQDARARAEFFELGVVVNEKDPQDGGFLLEVSIQRSTLEGLEKRFGHQFEKILPKNGQLLAGVDQAP
- the miaA gene encoding tRNA (adenosine(37)-N6)-dimethylallyltransferase MiaA; the encoded protein is MLEAIFIMGPTAAGKTALALALAERMACEIISVDSALVYRGMDIGTSKPSADELSTVPHHLIDILNPAEAYSAAEFRADAQRLIEEIRGRGKMPLLVGGTMLYFRALEQGLSALPSANEEIRSELEKELSAIGVVSLHRQLSEVDPVSAQRIDANDPQRIMRALEIFRLTGRPMSELWAEQTKNGFPYQFVKIGIAPTERAILHQRIETRFDQMLDNGFVEEVRALKSRTDLHLGLPSMRCVGYRQVWQYLEGEYDYDTMRQKGVVATRQLAKRQLTWMRSEDNLVWFDTEQTLLTDKIWQSIKKVAEI